The genome window AATCTAAAAAGCACTTTCAACTGCTCGAAGGCCGCTGTCAAGCATATGATGCGAAAACGAACCGGACGCATCATCAACATGGCCTCCGTCGCCGGGCAGATGGGCAATCCCGGGCAGACGAACTACTCCGCATCCAAAGGCGGACAGATCGCCTTCACCAAAGCCCTCGCGCGGGAAATTGCGGGGCGCAATATCACCGTCAATGCGATCGCACCGGGCTTTGTGGATACGGAAATTCTGAACGCCATGAATCCTGAAATGCTCGAAGCTGCGCTCAAGATGGTTCCGCTTGGACGCCTCGGCACACCCGAAGAGATCGCTTTCACCGCCGCATTTCTCGCCTCCGATGGGGCCGCGTATATCACCGGTCAAATCATCGGCGTGGACGGCGGCATGGCCATGATGTAAGGAGATAATCCATGGAAAACGCACAAGGTAAAACCACCGTTTCCCCCGAGGTATTGACCACCATTGCACGCCTTGCCGCCCTTGGCGTGCCGGGCGTGAGCAGGTTCGCGCCTGTCTCAGGCGGGGTGAACCGTTTCTTTAGACGAGGAACAGGCGACGGGGTCCGTATTGAAGCGGAGGAGAATACCGTCTACGCGGACCTGTATCTTATCCTCCAGGAAAACATCAACATACGCGAGGTCAGCCGCAACGTGCAGCAAAACG of Anaerolineales bacterium contains these proteins:
- the fabG gene encoding 3-oxoacyl-[acyl-carrier-protein] reductase, encoding MSFKITLENKVALVTGGSRGIGRAIALEFASRGAAVVVNYNKSPESAEEVVQQIKDAGGKAAAHQADVSDFKQGEALVRFTIDAFGDLGILVNNAGITRDQLIMMMPESDWDAVINTNLKSTFNCSKAAVKHMMRKRTGRIINMASVAGQMGNPGQTNYSASKGGQIAFTKALAREIAGRNITVNAIAPGFVDTEILNAMNPEMLEAALKMVPLGRLGTPEEIAFTAAFLASDGAAYITGQIIGVDGGMAMM
- a CDS encoding Asp23/Gls24 family envelope stress response protein; amino-acid sequence: MENAQGKTTVSPEVLTTIARLAALGVPGVSRFAPVSGGVNRFFRRGTGDGVRIEAEENTVYADLYLILQENINIREVSRNVQQNVARAIQEMVGMEVGCVNIHIEDIDYEDNEA